The following coding sequences lie in one Gadus macrocephalus chromosome 1, ASM3116895v1 genomic window:
- the LOC132462000 gene encoding SH3 and cysteine-rich domain-containing protein 3-like, whose protein sequence is MDGEDDKNSVDIHDNPPAPDNFVREEGDTVYFIYDEEVEVEEKEPEPPPEPVVMINDKPHKFKDHYCKKPKFCDVCARMIVLNNKFALRCKNCKTNIHHSCQSYVEFQKCFGKIPPGFRRAYSSPLYSSDQPDPSNTNRNDPVFDTLRVGVIMANKERKKNDNDKKNMMMMMEEEEEDGGQPKENDEGGEGKPEDQKKEKGGDKADEKSKGAFSQSHYYLALYRFKAIEKDDLDFHPGDRIIVLDDSNEEWWRGKMGEKTGYFPTNYLIKVRAAERVYKVTRSFVGNREMGQITLKKDQIVVKKGEEKGGYLKVSTGRKLGFFPADLLEEIITVQ, encoded by the exons ATGGACGG GGAGGATGACAAGAACTCGGTGGATATCCATGATAACCCCCCAGCGCCTGACAACTTTGTGAGGGAGGAAGGTGACACT GTCTACTTCATCTacgatgaggaggtggaggtggaggagaaggagcctGAGCCTCCCCCCGAGCCGGTGGTCATGATCAATGACAAACCCCACAAGTTCAAGGACCACTACTGCAAGAAGCCCAAGTTCTGCGACGTCTGCGCGCGCATGATAGTCC TGAATAACAAGTTTGCTCTGAGGTGCAAGAACTGCAAGACCAACATCCATCACTCGTGCCAGTCCTATGTCGAGTTCCAGAAGTGCTTTGGTAAAATT ccTCCTGGCTTCCGAAGGGCCTACAGTTCGCCCCTGTACAGCAGTGACCAGCCAGACCCAT CCAACACCAACCGTAACGACCCGGTGTTCGACACGCTGCGTGTCGGTGTCATCATGGCCAACAAGGAGCGCAAGAAGAACGACAATGACAAGAAGAAT atgatgatgatgatggaggaggaggaagaggacggtgGGCAGCCCAAAGAGAACGACGAAGGGGGGGAAG GAAAACCGGAAgaccagaagaaggagaagggaggagacaaGGCGGATGAGAAG AGTAAGGGAGCATTCTCCCAGTCTCATTACTACCTGGCCCTGTACCGCTTCAAGGCCATAGAGAAGGATGACCTGGACTTTCA ccccgGTGACCGCATCATAGTGCTTGATGACTCCAATGAGGAGTGGTGGAGG gggaagATGGGGGAGAAGACGGGCTACTTTCCTACCAACTACCTGATTAAAGTGCGAGCTGCGGAAAGGGTGTACAAGGTGACACGCTCCTTTGTGGGGAACAGGGAGATGGGACAAATAACATTGAAGAAAGACCAG ATCGTGGTGaagaagggagaagagaagggggGATACCTGAAGGTCAGCACTGGACGCAAACTGGGCTTCTTCCCAGCCGACCTACTGGAGGAGATCATCACCGTGCAGTAG